The Pseudomonas multiresinivorans DNA window AATCGTCGTATCGGTACATCGCCAGGCCACCTTCGGATCGTTGCGTGGCGGCCTGCTTCTGTCGTCGGGCACGCCACGTTGCGGTTGACCGAACTATGGCCGGCGCCTGTTGTGCAAAACAGCGGCAGATAACACGGGAAAAACCGGATCAGATGCAGGGGACGCCTGCCCCGGCGGGCCTGCGACCGGTTGCCGCAACAGGCCCGATCAGCTGCCTCATGGCGCGTGGCGCCAACCCTGCAATGGCGCGGCGCGGAGCGGATTTCACCATCTGATATGGTTTTTTCCGACGAACCTGAATCTGTTTCGGGTGCAGACCGGTTCGTACAGTCGCGGCGCCTCTTCTGCCTGATGGGCCACGATAATGAGCGAAAGAATCCCCGCGAAGGTCATCGAGATCGACGCACCGCAACGCTTCACCCCGCCGCCGAAACCGCTGTCGGCGGTCACCCCGACGGTCTACACCAAGCGCTTCGCCGGACGCTTCCGCGACCTCCGCCGTCTCGGCGGTGCGCTGCTGTTCCTGCTGTTCTTCGGTACCCTCTGGCTGCAGTGGAACGGCCGCCAGGCGGTGCTCTGGGACCTGCCCGAGCGCAAGTTCTACATCTTCGGCGCAACCTTCTGGCCGCAGGACTTCATCCTGCTCTCGGCGATCCTGATCATCGCTGCCTTCGGGCTGTTCTTCATCACGGTGTTCGCCGGCCGCGTGTGGTGCGGCTACACCTGCCCGCAGAGCGTATGGACGTGGATCTTCATGTGGGCCGAGCAGGTCACCGAGGGCGACCGCAACCAGCGCATGAAACTGGACAAGGGCCCGGCCAGCGCCGAGAAAGTCCTGCGCAAGAGCGCCAAGCACGGCCTGTGGCTGCTGATCAGCCTGGCCACGGCGGTCACCTTCATCGGCTACTTCACGCCGGTGCGTCCACTGGTGGCGGACCTGCTCACCTTCAGGCTCGACCTGGAAAGCACCTTCTGGGTCGCCTTCTTCGCCGCTGCCACCTACGCCAACGCCGGCTGGCTGCGCGAGCAGGTGTGCATTCACATGTGCCCATACTCGCGCTTCCAGAGCGTGATGTTCGACAAGGACACCCTGATCATTTCCTACGACGCAGCGCGCGGCGAGTCCCGTGGCGCACGGAAGAAGGACGCCGATCCCAAGGCCCTCGGCCTGGGCGACTGCATCGACTGCCACCAGTGCGTACAGGTCTGCCCCACTGGCATCGACATCCGCGACGGCCTGCAGATCGCCTGCATCGGCTGCGCCGCCTGCATCGACGCCTGCGATTCGGTGATGGACAAGATGGGCTACGACCGCGGCCTGGTGCGCTACACCTCCGAGCGCGCGCTCGAAGGCGGCAAGACCCACCTGCTGCGCCCACGCCTGATTGGCTACGCGGCGGTGCTGCTGGTGATGATCGGCGCGTTCATCTGGGCGCTGGAAGCGCGGCCGCTGATCAACCTCGACGTCGCCCGCGACCGTGGCCTGTTCCGCGAGAACGCCGCCGGCGAAATCGAGAACATCTACAACCTCAAGCTGATCAACAAGACCCAGCAGCCGCAGCACTATCAGCTGAGCCTCGCCGATGGCACCGGCTACCGCCTGCAGGGCGTGCCGGAGCTGATGCTGCAGCCGGGCGAGATCCGCGACTTCGCCGTCTCGGTCGCCAGCGAAGCGCAGAGCAGTGCCGGTGGTTCGCTGCCGCTGCACTTCAGGGTCAGCGACGGCAATGAAGCCATCGACGCCGCCAGCACCTTCGTCTCGCCGAGGCGCTGAGCATGGCACGGGAGCTTGGCGTGACCTCGGCGCAACGCCTAGAGTGGGCGGATTCCACCACCGCCCAGGGCGCCCCGCAGGACAAGATGAAGCGCTACGAGAAATTCGCCGACGAGATCGCCGGCCTGATCCGCAGCGGCGTACTCGCCCCCGGCCAGAAAGTCCCCTCGGTGCGGCACGCCAGCCGCACCTACGGGGTCAGTGCTTCGACGGTGTTCCAGGCTTACTACCTGCTGGAAGACCGCGGCCTGATCGTCGCCCGCGCGCGCTCCGGCTACTTCGTCCGCGAGCACGTGCAGCGTGCTCTGGCCGAACCGGAAATCGCCCGCCACGACGCGCAGACCACCGAGGTGGACGTCAGCGAACTGGTGTTCTCGGTGCTCAGCTCGATCAAGGACCCGGACACCGTGCCCTTCGGCTCGGCCTTCCCGGCGCCGGAGTTGTTCCCCCTGCCGCGCTTGGCACGTTCCATGGCACACGCCGTGCGCGACATGGACCCGCGTTCGGTGGTGGCTGACCTCGCACCCGGCAGCCACGCCCTGCGCCGGCAGATCGCCCTGCGCTACATGGTCGGCGGCATGCCGCTGCCGGTGGAGGAACTGGTGGTCACCAACGGCGCGCTGGAAGCGCTGAACCTGTGCCTGCAGGTGGTGACCCAACCCGGCGACCTCGTGGCCATCGAAGCCCCGGCGTTCTACGCCAGCCTGCAGGTGCTGGAACGGCTGAAACTGAAAGCAGTTGAGATCCCCGTGCATCCGCGCGAAGGGATCGACCTCGACGTACTCGCCGACAGCCTGGCGCGCCTGCCGATCAAGGCCTGCTGGTTCATGAGCAACTTCCAGAACCCGCTGGGCGCCAGCATGAGCGAGGAGAAGAAGCGCGCCCTCGCTGCCTTGCTGACCCGGCACCAGGTGCCGTTGATCGAGGACGACGTCTACGCCGAGCTGTACTTCGCCGCCCAGGCGCCCAAGCCGGTGAAGGCCTTCGACACCGAGGGCCTGTTCATGCATTGCAGCTCCTTCTCCAAGAGCCTGGCGCCCGGTTACCGCGTGGGCTGGGTGGCCGGCGGGCGCTACGCCGAGCAGATCGAGCGGCTCAAGCTGATGACCAGCCTGTCGGCGTCGGTGCCGGCCCAGGCGGCCATCGCCGACTACCTGCAACACGGCGGCTACGACCGCCACCTGCGGAAGCTGCGCCATGCGCTGGAAAGCCAGCAGCACGCGATGCTCGCCGCCGTGGCCCGGCACTTCCCTGCCGCCACCCGCGTCACGCGCCCCAGCGGCGGCTACTTCCTCTGGCTGGAACTGCCCGAGCAGATCGACGCGCTCAAGCTGTTCCAGCTCGCCCACGCCCAGGGCATCAGCCTCGCACCCGGGCCGATCTTCTCGGCGACGCGGCGCTTCGGCCACTGCCTGCGCCTGAACTATGGCCACCCGTGGACGACGGCCAGCGAACAGGCCATGGAAACCCTCGGACGGATCATCCACTCGCTGCAGGGCTGAAGGCTCGGACTGCAGGACTGATCCGCACATTCGGAAACGATCTGTATCTGTGCGGCAAGTTGTCGCAGGAATACCCTGTCAGGCAGGAAACCCGGACGAGGGACGCTGCCATGGACGCGGAAAGCCTGATGATTTTGCTCACAGTGGGCGCCGCGCTCGGCGTGCACCTGTGGGTGCGTTGGTACCTGCGGTGCGCCTTGGAGCCGCGCTCGGAACAATGGCTCGCCTGAACCGCTTTTCTGCAGGAGCGAGCTTGCTCGCGAACCGCCCAGCATCAGTGCCGCCGGAAACCCTGTTCGCGAGCACGCTCGCTCCTACGAAGAGCAATGCCGGATCGGACCGGGCCTGCGCTCGCTGATTCGCAGGGATCAGCGACCGGCTTGAAAACACTGGGCGTGGCGGGCGGCTGTTGCTATACAGGCAACGCCCACTGACCCTCCACGGACGGCCCAATGAATCTCTGGCAGCGCGACCTCAGCCATTCCCCCTATGCCGAACGGGTCCGCGCGGAACAGTTCGACGTGCTGCGGCGCAACTCGCCCTTCTCCATCATTGCCGCCTACCTGGTCGCCGGCCTCACCACCTGGGTGCTCAACGGCGCGCTGCCGCTGGAGTCGCTGCTGGCCTGGTTCGCCGCGCAGACCCTGCTGGGCGGCGCCCGCCTGTGGCTGCTACGGCGCTACGACCAACTGCGCGCGAGCGGCGCCGGCCCCCGGCGCAGCTGGCTGGCCCAGGTGATGATCACCACCGGCCTCTCGGGCCTGCTCTGGGGCCTGCCCGCCGCGTACTGGATGACCGTGCTGCCGCCCTCGATGCAGATGTACGTGGTGGTCGTCCTGCTGGGCCTGGGCACCGGCGTGATGAATGCCTACAGCATCGTCCTGCCGCTGTTCTACCTGTTCATCGTGCCGGCCTTCACCCTGCCTTTCGCCGCCCTGCTGGTGCTGCTGCCGGACGCCCTGAGCAAGACGCTCGGCGCGGCAGCGCTGGTCTACGCCTTCACCATCTTTGCCTTCGCCTACCGCTTCCACGCCACCCTCGTGGATTCGCTGCTGCTGCGCTTCGAGAACAGCGAGCTGCTGCGCAAGCTCAGCATCGAGAAAGAGGCCGCCGAACGCAGCGACCAGGCCAAGACCCGCTTCCTCGCCAGCGCCAGCCACGACCTGCGCCAGCCGACCTACGCGCTGGGCCTGTACCTGGGCGCACTGAAGAAACAGCCGCTGAACGAGGCCAGCGAAAACCTCGTCGACCACATCTCCCGCGCACTCGCCGCGCAGGGCTCGCTGTTCGACGCGCTGCTGAACATCTCGCGCCTGGACGCCGGCATCGTCCAGCCCAGCCTGCAGGCCTTCTCCCTCGCCGAACTGCTCGAACGCATCCAGCAGGAATGCAGCGTGCAAGCCGCGGACAAGGGCCTGAACCTGCGCGTACGCCCCGGCGCACCGTTCGTGAAGTCGGACCCGGCGCTGTTCGAACGCATCCTGCGCAACCTGGTGGAGAACGCCATCCGCTACACCGACCACGGCGGCGTGCTGATCGGCTGGCGCCGCCGTGGCCGCCAGGTGCGCGTGGAAGTCTGGGACAGCGGCCCGGGGATTCCCGAGCGCGAGCAGCAGAAGGTGTTCTGGGAATTCCACCAGCTCAACAACCCCGAACGTGACCGCAGCAAGGGTCTTGGCCTGGGGCTGGCCATCGTCCAGCGCACCGCCAGGTTGCTCGACCATCCGCTGGCGCTGCACTCGCGCGAAGGCCACGGCAGCGCTTTCATGATCAGCCTGCCGCGCGCCACCGCCGTGCAGCCGCGCAAAGCGGAAATCCTGCCGCCGCGCACGGTGCCGGGCAGCGACAAACTGATCTACGTGATCGAGGACGATGCGGAGAACCGCGAAGGCCTGCGCCTGCTGTTCCAGAGCTGGGAATACCGGCATGTCATCGTCGCCGATGTCGCCGACCTGCTGGCCGACCCGACTGCTGCCGCGCAGAAGCCGGACCTGATCATCAGCGACTATCGCCTGCGCGACCACCAGACCGGCATCGACGCCATTGCCAGCCTGCACGGGCACTACGAAGACGACTGGATCGCCGCCGTGCTGGTCACCGGCGACACCGACCCGCATCTGCTCGCCCAGGCTTCGGCCCATGGCTGGCCGCTGCTGCACAAGCCGCTGGCAGCGGAGCAGTTGAAGGCGATGATCGATGAGCAGTTCAGTGAACTGGAGCCGCTGGACGACTGAGCCCAAGCACCGAGGGGACGCCTGCTTCCTGTTCGGCGGCGATACCGGAGCTGGGCTGGTTCGCGAGCAAGCTCGCTCCTACGAAGAGCAACGCGCCAACTTGTGCGTGGGCTGGTAGCCCCGCACAGGAGCGGACTTCGTCCGCGATGGGTTGGCCGGGCTCCCTGACATCATGGATGCAGCGTCAGGTCGATCGCGGACAGAGTCCGCTCCTACGCAAGGGCTCGCCCCCGCAGTTACCTCTGGGAAGGCATCACGGCCGATACAGGTGCGCATGCCCCGCGCTGTAAAGCGATGAATCGGCGAAGCCTTCCGCCCCCAGCACCTTGCCCACCAGGATCAGCGCCGTGCGCTTGAAATCCTTTGCCGCGGCCTTTGCCAGAATATCGCCCAGCGTACCGGTGACCTGGTCCTGGTCCGGCCAGCTCGCCCGGTGAATCACTGCGATGGGGCAATCGGCGCCGTAGTGCGGCAGCAGTTCGGCGACGATGTTCGGCAACTGCCCCACGCCGAGATGAATCGCCAGGGTCGCGCGGTGCTGCGCCAGCTCGGCAAGGGACTCGCCTTCGGGCATGCGTGTCTTGTGGGCGTAACGGGTGAGGATCAGCGTCTGCGAGATGTCCGGCAGGGTCAGCTCGCAGCCGAGTATCGCCGCACAGGCAGAAGTGGCCGTGACGCCGGGAACGATCTCGTAGGGAATACCCAGCTCACGCAGGTGGCGAATCTGCTCGCCGATGGCGCCGTACAGCGACGGGTCGCCGGAGTGCACGCGGGCAACGTCCTTGCCTTCGCCGTGGGCCTGCGCCAGCAGCGCGACGATCTCGTCCAGGTTCAGCTCGGCGGTATTCACCACGCGCTCGGCGCTATGACCCTCCAGCACCGCTGGCGGTACCAGCGAGCCGGCGTAGAGGATCACCGGGCAGGAACGGATCAGCCGCTGGCCCTTGACCGTGATGAGTTCGGGGTCGCCGGGGCCGGCGCCGATGAAGTGGACCGTCATGGCTGCTCCTGTTCGGATTCAACGGGGATGAAGGCCAGCGCGCAGGTGGCCTGGTCGCTGCGGCGTTTGCCCACCAACAGTCGCGCCGGCGCACCGGCCTGGGCTTCGGCCTGCAGCAGTGCCGCGGCTTCGGCCACACTGGCAGCGCCGATGGCCGTGCGGACCGTTTCGGATGGCCGGTCCAGGCGCGGTTCGCACGCGGCCAGTTGTTGCGGCGTGAACAGCGCCAGCGGCAGGTCGAGGGCGGCAGCCAGTGCTGTCAGTCCTTCCTCGTCGGCCTTCAACGTGGCGCTAGCCAGCGCGGTAAGGTTCGACTCATCGAGGCCGGCCTCGGCCAGCGTCTGCGCCAGCAAGGCGCGCAGTTCATCGAGCGTGCAGCCGCGGCGGCAACCGAGGCCGGCAACCAGCGTCATCAGCAATCTCCCCAAAACAAAACCCCGCAGACGGCCGGGCCGCCTGCGGGGTCGAGCATAACGCGCAGATCAGGCCGACGGCGCGAAACGGCGGAACAACCAGGCAGCCACCAGGCCCAGGGCCGCCCAGAACACCGCGTTGGTGATCAGCGAGGCGACGATGAACTCGTGGGCGATGCTTTCCGGCGCGAGGCTGGAATGCACTTCCGGCTGCGGCGCGCCGATCACATGCGGCACCACCAGCAGGGCGACACCGATGCCACGCAGCGCCCAATTGCGGCCGAACACCAGCAGCGCAAGGCCGCCAGCGGTGGCAGCGGCGGTGCCGATCCACCAGGTCTGGCGCAGGGTCAGGTCGGCGGCGGCGGTGCCGGGCACCTCCGGCGGCAGGCCAAGGGACGGCGCCAGGGTGAACACGGCGAAACCGGCCAGGCCCCAGAGCAGGCCTTCGGAGGTCTTGCCCGGCTCGCGCAGGGTGAACAGGCCAGCCAGCATCAGGGCGAAGCCCACCGCGACCACCAGGTTGCCGCCAGTGGTAGAGAGGATGCGCTGCCAGCCGTCTTCCGGCTCCCAGGCTTCCGCGTCGTGCTCGTGGGCGGCCACTGCGCCTGCAGCGTGGTCATGGGCGTGCTCGTGGTTTTCTTCGACCAGCGCGGCAGCCGGTTCGGCTTTCTCGTAGGTTTCCGCCTTGAGGATCAGCGGGGACACCCACAGCAGTTGGACCACAGTCAGCACCAGCGCCGCGATCAGACCGGCGAAACCGGCGGTCTGGGCGATACGTTTGATCATTGCAATTCTCCAGGCGAGACGAGGCCCCGAACGCTGCAAACGCGCGGCCAGGAGTGCCTCGAATTCGCTGCGCTTACGCGCAGGCGGTGCACATTAGTGGCAGGGGAAGCCCGCACTGTGACGAGTATCGTGGGCGGCGTTGTGCACCGCATCGATGTGCGAGAAGCCGGCGAAATACACCAGCAGCGCACCGAGCAGGCTGGCGCCGACGGCCAGGCTGATGCGCTTGGAAAGGGGGATGGAAGTGCTCGACGCGTGCGTCAGGGTGCTGCTGGACATGAACGTTCCCTCTGAAGATCAAAGTAAGAGAACGCAGAGGTTGAACGCATTCGAACGCGCCGGAACGGCCGCGCCACGGCCTGCGCCCGCCCACCGCGGGTTTGCCAAAAACAAAGAATTCCAGGCCGGTCTCCGGGCTTGCGATGTCGGCCAGTGGCCAAGCGGGTCAACCTTCCCATGCCGGAGCACAGTGGCTACTGATGACCCTACGATCGCTTACCGTTGCGGGGGCAGCGCCGGACTGGTCCTTGCGGACGCACCGGCTTCCCGTTTCACCTCGCGCGCGTGGCGCGAGACACCTGAAACCGCGCTAGCTGACCACGAAGCCCTGCAAGCGTCAACCGATCCCCGGCGATTGACCGCCCCGCCGTCGCTGCGTAGCCTTCCTCCCTTCGAGGTTCTCCGGCGCTGGCCGGAGCTAAGAGGGAACGTGGAAATCTTCGGATGCGCCACGGCTGCCCCCGCAACTGTGAACAGCCTGTCTCTTCACGCGCCACTGCCGATTCGGGCGGGAAGGCGAAGAGATACCAGAGGGCTGTGAGCCAGGAGACCTGCCTCGAGCAGCATCAAGACAACCGGGCGGGGTGATCCGGTGGCGACCTTCGTTGCGCGGCGAACCCGCGCGCGCGCCCTTCATCCGCCCTCTCGCACCGCATCCTGCTCAAGAGGCGCGCATGAAGACCCTGGCCAAACTCCCTGTCACCATCGTCACCGGCTTCCTTGGCGCCGGGAAGACCACCCTGCTCCGCCACATGCTGGATAACGCCGAAGGTCGCCGCATCGCGGTGATCGTCAACGAGTTCGGCGAGCTGGGCATCGACGGCGAAATCCTCAAGCAGTGCTCCATCGGTTGCAGTGAAGAAGAAGCGGTCGGCCGCGTCTTCGAACTGGCCAACGGTTGCCTGTGCTGCACTGTGCAGGAAGAATTCTTCCCGGTGATGCGCGAGCTGGTGGCACGCCGTGGCGACCTCGACCAGATCCTCATCGAGACCTCCGGCCTGGCCCTGCCCAAGCCGCTGGTGCAGGCCTTCCAGTGGCCGGAAATCCGCAACGCCTGCACCGTTGACGCGGTGATCACCGTGGTCGACAGCCCGGCAGTGGCCGCCGGCACCTTCGCCGCCCATCCCGAGCAGGTGGACGAGCAGCGCAAGCAGGACCCGAACCTGGACCACGAATCGCCGCTGCACGAACTCTTCGAAGACCAGCTGGCCAGCGCCGACCTGGTGGTGCTGAACAAGGCCGACCTGCTGGACGCCGACGCGCTCGCCCGTGTCCGAGCCGAAGTCGCCGAGGAGCTGCCGCCAGCGGTGAAGATCGTAGAAGCCAACTCCGGCCAGCTGCCGCTCTCCGTGCTGCTGGGGCTGAATGCCGAGGCCGAGCTGCACATCGACAGCCGCCCCACGCACCACGACCACGAAGGCCATGAAGACCACGACCACGACGAGTTCGACTCCTTCCACGTCGACCTGCCGGAAGTGGAAGAGCGCGCCCTGCTCGACGCGCTGAACGCGCTGGTCGAGCGCCACGCCGTGCTGCGCATCAAGGGCTTCGTCGCCATTCCCGGCAAGCCCATGCGCCTGCTGGTGCAGGGCGTCGGCAAGCGCTTCGACAAGCACTTCGACCGCGCCTGGCGCAGCGATGAAACCCGTAGCACCCGCCTGGTGGTGATCGGCCAGGAGCTGGACCAGGCCACCATCGCCAACGAGCTGCGTACCGCCCTGGCGTAACACTGCCTTTGTAGGAGCGAGCTTGCTCGCGAACCAACCTCCGCAGCGGGGCATGGTTCGCGAGCAAGCTCGCTCCTACGAAGAGCCACCATCGAGCAAGCCCATGCACCTGCTGCGCACCCAACCCGGCGGCTTCGTCCCCGACGACGGCATCGCCGACCTGGCCCAGACGCCTGCCGATCTGGTGATTCTCTGCAGCGGCGACTCGCACCTGGCGCTGCTCGCCGAGGCCGCGCGCGAGCTGCCGGAGGACTACCCAAGCCTGCGCCTGGCCAACCCGATGCAGCTGCAGAACCACGCCTCGGTAGACCTCTACGTCGACGAGGTGCTGCAACACGCCAAGGTCATCCTCATCTCGGTGCATGGCGGCGTCGGCTACTGGCGCTACGGCATGGAGCAACTGGCGGCGCTGGCCGAGCGCGGCATCACGCTGATCGCCGTACCCGGCGACGACAAGCCCGACCCCGAACTGACCGCGCTGTGCAATGTGCCCGCGCAGGACGCCGAACGCCTCTGGCAATACCTGCGCCAGGGCGGCATGGACAATGCCCGGCAGTTCTTCGCCTGCCTCGCCACGTGCCATCTGCAACGCGACTACGCCTGGAACGAGCCGCAGACGCTGCCCCGCGTCGCGCTCTATCACCCGCAGACCGGCAGTTGCGACCTCGCCCGCTGGCAGGCCGACTGGCACCCCGAGTGCCCGGTGGCCGCCTTGCTGTTCTATCGCACGCACCTGCAGGCGGCGAACACCGGATTCATCGACGCCTTCTGCGAATGCCTGCAGGCGCAAGGCATCAACCCGCTGCCCATTGCCGTGGCCAGCCTCAAGGAAGCCGCCTGCCTGGAGACGGTGGAAAACCTGCTCGATAGCGCCGACGCCGAACTGATCATCAACACCACGGGCTTCGCCCAATCGAACCCGGAATCGCCGCAGGACCGACCGTTCAGCCGCGACGTGCCGGTGCTGCAAGCCATCTGCTCGCTGGACAACCTCGACCTCTGGCGCGCCAACCCGCAGGGCCTCGGCCCGCGCGACCTGGCCATGCACATCGCGCTGCCGGAGCTGGATGGCCGCCTCATCACCCGGCCGATCAGCTTCAAGGGCCTGGCCTGGCGCAGCGAGCGCAGCCAGAGCGACGTGGTCTGCTACCTGCCGCACCGGCCGGGCATGGATTTCGTCGCCGAACTGGCGCGGCGCTGGATGCTGCTGGCGCGCAAGGCCAACGCCGACAAGCGCGTGGCACTGATCCTGGCGAACTACCCGACCCGCGATGGGCGCATCGGCAATGGTGTAGGCCTCGACACGCCGGCCGCCGCGCTGAATATCCTCCGGGCGCTGGAGGCCCAGGGCTATCCCGTCGCCGGCCTGCCCGAGTCCGGCACCGCGCTTATCCACAGCCTGCTCGGCGGCGTCAGCAACGACCTCGACAGCCTCGACCTGCGGCCCTGCGCGCAGAGCCTGGCGCTGGACGATTACCTCGCCTGCTTCGCCCGCCTGCCCGAGGTGAACCAGCAAGCCGTGCGCGAACGCTGGGGCGAGCCGCAACAGGACCCGATGTTCCGCAGCGGCCGGATGATGGTCGCCGGCCTGCGCTTCGGCCTCGGCTTCGTCGGCATCCAGCCGGCGCGCGGCTACCAGCTGGACGCCGCGGCGATCTACCACGATCCGTCGCTGGTACCGCCCCACGGCTATCTCGCGTTCTACTTCTGGCTGCGCGAAGTGTTCGGCGCCGACGCGTTGGTCCACGTCGGCAAGCACGGTAATCTGGAATGGCTGCCGGGCAAGGGCGTCGGGCTCTCCGAGGAGTGCTGGCCGGATGCGATCCTCGGCCCGCTGCCCAACCTCTACCCGTTCATCGTCAACGACCCTGGCGAAGGTGCGCAGGCCAAGCGCCGCGCCCAGGCGGTGATCATCGACCACCTGATGCCGCCGCTGACCCGCGCGGAGAACTACGGCCCCCTGCGCGACCTCGAACGCCTGGCCGACGAGTACTACGACGCCTCCCTGCTCGACCCGCGCCGCGCCAACGAACTGCGCGGCGACATCCTCACGCTGGTACGCGACACCTCGCTGGACCGCGAGCTGGGCTTGCAGTTGAGCGACGACCCGGAAAGCTGGTTGCCGCAACTGGACGCCTACCTGTGCGACCTCAAGGAATCACAGATTCGCGATGGCCTGCATGTGTTCGGCGAATCGCCAGTGGGCGAACTGCGCCGCGATACGTTGCTGTCGCTGGTGCGCATTCCCCGTGGCGACGGACGCGGCGGCAACGCCAGCCTGCTGCGGGCGCTGAGCGAAGACCTGAAGCTCGGCCGCGACCCGCTGGACGAAGCTTTCGCCGAGCCGTGGGAAGGTCCGCGCCCTGATGTGCTGACCGCCGTCAGTGACGAACCCTGGCGCAGCAATGGCGACACCCGCGAGCGCCTGGAGCTGTTCGCCCTGCGCCTGATCGATGGTTCCGCCAGCGCTCCCGGAAGCGCCAGCGCGGCGGTGCTCGCGCAACTGCACCAGCAGATCGCGCCAGCGCTCGACGCCTGCGGCGCCAGTGAGATTGGCCATCTGCTCGCCGGTCTCGCCGGCCGCTTCGTCCCGCCCGGCCCCAGCGGCGCGCCCAGTCGCGGGCGCGTCGATGTGCTGCCCACCGGGCGCAACTTCTTCACCGTGGACGTGCGCAACCTGCCCACGCCCACCGCCTTCCGCCTTGGCTTCCAGTCCGCCAGCCGCCTGCTCGAACGCCACCTGCAGGACCACGGCGACCACCTGCGCCAGCTCGGCCTGTCGGTGTGGGGCACGGCAACCATGCGCACCGGCGGCGACGATATCGCCCAGGCCCTCGCGCTACTCGGCGTGCGCCCGGTGTGGCAGACAGGCAGCCAGCGCGTGGAGGACTTCGAGATCCTGCCGATCAGCCTGCTCGACCGCCCACGGGTGGACGTGACGCTGCGGGTGTCCGGCTTCTTCCGAGATGCGTTCGCCAATCTGATCCGCCTGTTCGACGCCGCCGTGCAGGCGGTCGCCGCGCTGGACGAGCCGGACGACCTGAACCCGCTGGCCGCCCGTGTGCGTGCCGATCAGGCACGTCTGCTCAGCGATGGCCTGGAAAGCGACGAGGCCCGCCGCCAGGCCGGTTGGCGCATCTTCGGTGCGCAACCGGGCGCATACGGTGCCGGCGTGCAGGGCGTGATCGAGTCGCGCCAGTGGGACAGCCGCGCCGACCTCGCCGAGGCCTACCTGAACTGGGGCGGCTACGCCTACGGTGCCGGCGATGACGGCACCCCGGCGCGCGAGCGCTTCGCCCAGCGCCTGTCCGGCCTGCAGGCGGTGCTGCACAACCAGGACAACCGCGAGCACGACATCCTCGATTCCAACGACTACTACCAGTTCCAGGGCGGCATGCTGGCCGCCGCCGAGGTCATCCAGGGGCAATCACTTTCCAGCTACCACGGCGACCACAGCCAGCCGGACAACCCGCGCATCCGTACCCTCAAGGAAGAACTCGGCCGCGTGGTGCGTTCCCGTGCGGTGAACCCGAAATGGATTGCCGGGATGAAGCGCCACGGCTACAAAGGCGCCTTCGAACTGGCCGCGACGGTGGACTACCTGTTCGCCTTCGACGCCACCAGCGAACT harbors:
- the cobN gene encoding cobaltochelatase subunit CobN; this encodes MHLLRTQPGGFVPDDGIADLAQTPADLVILCSGDSHLALLAEAARELPEDYPSLRLANPMQLQNHASVDLYVDEVLQHAKVILISVHGGVGYWRYGMEQLAALAERGITLIAVPGDDKPDPELTALCNVPAQDAERLWQYLRQGGMDNARQFFACLATCHLQRDYAWNEPQTLPRVALYHPQTGSCDLARWQADWHPECPVAALLFYRTHLQAANTGFIDAFCECLQAQGINPLPIAVASLKEAACLETVENLLDSADAELIINTTGFAQSNPESPQDRPFSRDVPVLQAICSLDNLDLWRANPQGLGPRDLAMHIALPELDGRLITRPISFKGLAWRSERSQSDVVCYLPHRPGMDFVAELARRWMLLARKANADKRVALILANYPTRDGRIGNGVGLDTPAAALNILRALEAQGYPVAGLPESGTALIHSLLGGVSNDLDSLDLRPCAQSLALDDYLACFARLPEVNQQAVRERWGEPQQDPMFRSGRMMVAGLRFGLGFVGIQPARGYQLDAAAIYHDPSLVPPHGYLAFYFWLREVFGADALVHVGKHGNLEWLPGKGVGLSEECWPDAILGPLPNLYPFIVNDPGEGAQAKRRAQAVIIDHLMPPLTRAENYGPLRDLERLADEYYDASLLDPRRANELRGDILTLVRDTSLDRELGLQLSDDPESWLPQLDAYLCDLKESQIRDGLHVFGESPVGELRRDTLLSLVRIPRGDGRGGNASLLRALSEDLKLGRDPLDEAFAEPWEGPRPDVLTAVSDEPWRSNGDTRERLELFALRLIDGSASAPGSASAAVLAQLHQQIAPALDACGASEIGHLLAGLAGRFVPPGPSGAPSRGRVDVLPTGRNFFTVDVRNLPTPTAFRLGFQSASRLLERHLQDHGDHLRQLGLSVWGTATMRTGGDDIAQALALLGVRPVWQTGSQRVEDFEILPISLLDRPRVDVTLRVSGFFRDAFANLIRLFDAAVQAVAALDEPDDLNPLAARVRADQARLLSDGLESDEARRQAGWRIFGAQPGAYGAGVQGVIESRQWDSRADLAEAYLNWGGYAYGAGDDGTPARERFAQRLSGLQAVLHNQDNREHDILDSNDYYQFQGGMLAAAEVIQGQSLSSYHGDHSQPDNPRIRTLKEELGRVVRSRAVNPKWIAGMKRHGYKGAFELAATVDYLFAFDATSELVDDHQYRLLADAYLLDDDTREFIRQHNPEALRDIAERLVEAQQRGLWEEPGEYREMLENLLVDSEEQ
- the cobW gene encoding cobalamin biosynthesis protein CobW: MKTLAKLPVTIVTGFLGAGKTTLLRHMLDNAEGRRIAVIVNEFGELGIDGEILKQCSIGCSEEEAVGRVFELANGCLCCTVQEEFFPVMRELVARRGDLDQILIETSGLALPKPLVQAFQWPEIRNACTVDAVITVVDSPAVAAGTFAAHPEQVDEQRKQDPNLDHESPLHELFEDQLASADLVVLNKADLLDADALARVRAEVAEELPPAVKIVEANSGQLPLSVLLGLNAEAELHIDSRPTHHDHEGHEDHDHDEFDSFHVDLPEVEERALLDALNALVERHAVLRIKGFVAIPGKPMRLLVQGVGKRFDKHFDRAWRSDETRSTRLVVIGQELDQATIANELRTALA